AAACCAATTGTATGGCCCCCTGCAATGTGATAATGAGTAATCATTAAATGATTTAAGTTTCAAGACAATTGATAATTTGTCATGGTCAACGCTAGTGTGTTACATCTAAAAAGCCAAATTTACCTGAGAGTGCAACGAGATCAACTTCATCGAGTCCTTGACGGATAAACGATATTACAAGGTTTTGGAGAGTAGAGTTTGGTGGGGGAATATTACTGTTTGAGGCATTTAAGCTTGCTGTCTTTGAGTCCCTTCTTCCCAATGGGACCTCCCAATACGGTCCACCACTCTGTTTTAACACACCCAACAAACTTAGCAAACTGGTTGGTAAGAAATCCTTACAGGGTACCAATTCAGAAGGCCATTAGAAATTCTTCTAGTCAAGATAAACCTTTGTTTCCTATCAAGGTCCTTCTAAGGACATATTTAAACAATTATGCAATGTCACTATCATTTTCCATGAACTGCTAGTTTCCACTTTCAAGGAACTTATGTCATAAAGTACAGttgtaacccaaaaaaaaaagactttgaaAAGGTGTAcataaataagttaaataaactagaaaaaaaatgtggaaatACTATAGTTTTTCTATAAAGCTTTATAAATTGATGAGTCAATGAATATGACTAGTGTCAcgttaacaaaattaataaaaaaataaaacaaaaatgcaaacaAAGTAAGGACAAGGCTTTGGCTTACTAATACAATGGAGTCACGAGCAACAAGGGCAAGAATGTCTGCACAAGAGACTGTTTGAGGACATGTTTCTTCCAACTTGGCCTTGATCTCATCAATCACTTCAAAACCTCTAAGAGAATTTTTGTTTGGCCCAGAATTCTTTTCACTGACTATTGTGGCACTATCATCCAGTAATACTGAGGCGTCGCAACCCTATAACATTGGAAAGTGGAACCATTTTATGAAAGTGACAAGAAGAAGCACAAAGGATTCTAACTTTTAAATGATTTGttatacttttaacaaaaaagggaaaaaaagtgagaaactTTTATTcttctatattttattaataactctaattacaaaaaaattattcttttttttccttcatatatTTTCATTGCACACAATAAAATGATGTGGGTAGTATGACAATACTAAAACAATGTTGCACTAGTTACAATTTgacacctcaaaaaaaaaatgtaaaataaattgtgaaaatgtttCATATTTATATGTTTGTGCTTTTGGAGCCAATGGAGTAAATTCTAAAACCTGGACAAAGCAGTCATGAAAGTGGACCCTAAGCAAAGAGGCAGCTATCCTTGGCTCATTGGCAATGGCTCTCTCCAACACAGACATGACAATGTCATTGGCTTGGGGACAAGAGAACTGATAAAATTCAGGGAAAAGGCTAAAAGACCACCCACCACTTCCACCATGACCACCCCAGCCAAAATTGAAGCCAGGGTTAGCTGAGGAGAGTGTGGCCGAGAGGGAAGCTATTACTATAAGACCAAGAGTAACTTTGAAGAGCTCCATTGATGATTCAAATTATTGCTGCACATTTTACAAATTGCCTAGCCTTTGCTTGCATATATATAGAGCTCAAGACAATCAAATCAACCACTTTCCCTGCCAAAATACTCTCACCTAATATGGATGCCGAGGGATTACTAGGTCTAGTTGTAAACCTGTTTTTGGGGCACAAGAGTTATGTCACTCGTGTGCGTCTGTGAGAGAGGACGGATTTGGTTTTGACTCTGGTATTAGCTGCTCACAAGGACAAATTTGGATGGATCTGACTTCTACATTATTGCTCCCCTCGTGGAAACTTTCATCAACCTTTTCTAGCTAGCTTTAAATGGTTATTAAACAccatatttaagttttttacttGAACTGATATTCCTCTCTTTTTTGGGATTACCGAACGAGTACTAGTTGACAAAAGAAGTAAATAATTAGACAGCTGAACAAATGAACTTAACACATTTAAACTCAGAATAATTCAAGACAATACTTAGCTCTAATTGGAATTCTTCCAATCAAGAGACAAGAATGGTTTAACCTTTTGTTTGGTTACCTGTATCTTGCCAACGCGgattttttggagagaaaaataattcaaaaatatgCTACATTAATTTCACAACCATTTTCCAAATGAACTCCATTAACAGGAAAAACTGGAACTATGCTAGTTTTGTTTCTTACAtttccaaaagaaaacaaaagctGGCTACTCTACATACAgatcttttttcttaatattcaATAGCCCTTCATTCAATTCAGCTTTAgtaaaaatggaaaagaaaaaagaagcataaAAAATGAACATAGTGACGTGGCTTGTTAAGACTTCAaaggggtgtcaatgttcgaccGAACCCGAGAACACGACACGAACTGGGTTTTAATTTTCGGGTTAGGGTTGGACCTTAATGAGTTTGGGTCATAAATAGGTCGACCCGAAAGCGACACGATAAAAAATGTGTCATAAGCGGGTCAACCCGCGTAACCcgcaatttatttgtgtcaacccgaaATGACTCATTTAACACAACCcgtttaactcgtataacaaataaatatttatcttattttagatttatcaaataccttttatatccaacatatattttaaatttaaaaagaaaagtgagtaattacaaaaatttacaagggatataattggaaattgaaactttacaaaccttAAATCTTtaaaccctacaaaccctaaatctctaaattttcttataaatatcttcttctttttttttaattttagccgTACTACTCTTCTGATgcccaattctcaaactcaaagtgtCAACTCTCAAACcggttatctctctctctctctctctctctctctcatgtgtttattttttttgcataatgcttttgttcaataaactttgaacccatgtgccttgtgtttttcttgattGCATGATATGGCCCActtgtttttgttgaactatgttattttatttttgttaaactttttgaatttgggtttaaGTGTATTcacttcttttggagtgtaaagaacttatttctaaatgaatgttatatttttgttgaattatattattttgaatgtgggttaaagacttgaagtgtatgcactccttttgggatgtaaaaaaaattatttctagacggatattatatttaatattatgcaggttgaaatggGTTTTGTTATATTCGTGTCAACCTAAcacgactcgtttattaagcgtgtaaaatgggttgggtcaggtcaacccgccttattaacaggtcgggttaggATTGAAGaatcatgacacgattattaaatgggtcgggttagggttgagccGTTTAGTCGAATATCCCTACCTCAACAtaacacgaacccgacacgctaacccgaattgacacTCCTACttcaaattgttttgttttacatatGCAATATCAATGCAAATTGTGAATTCTCTTAATTAATGATTAgcatgtttgttttgtttcctaTATTACCtcagtgctctctctctctctctctctctctctctctctctctctctctctctctctctctctctctctctctctctctctctctctctgtgatgAGGAGCCTTAGCCTTAGCCTTAGCCTTATctatatcatatattatatatataataataataaaagttgggcttaaaaGCAGTAATTGCGCCAAGTGGCTTCATcaaattgtagattttttttagatttttagattttaaaaatatataatttttattttcctataatttctaagttgataaaaatcataatttgactataatccaaattcttcatttaatccacctaatccttatttttttagtgtagtgtattataattcaaattcttcatctaattcatttaatccttatttttacgtgtagtgtattataaaaaataaaaaaattttgacaaaacaTGCAACTTACATTcaaaaataagtgttttaacaaaacatgcaacctACATTCAACAGAacgtaaaatttttaaatattaaaatccaaagcataaaatattaaaatgtgtaGTTGTGTACATAGAAGTATTGCTAAtcccatgaattttttttatatatatataaaaaaaaccactttcataaatatattttatctttttttttaataataattttttattttttttcaaatatattttgttttaatttatttattttttggattaccaaaaaaaaaaaacctaatatgATATTTATCGtatattaggaaaaaatttgtaattaacgttaacaacttgatttttatggtatttgattttaaataaatttattcttcttcttttttgcttatAACAACTTATTCACaacttaaaattattgttattataagtgcacaattgcacctggacccaaaaacacacgtgggctcaggcccaatgagccttaaacaattaaattttgtagagtgtgggttcaagttctagtttagtgatattcgaagCTTGACGAACAGACTGGAATGTTACAGTATTTACAAACAAGGGACAAATAaggcaaaatgaacctcctcgaacgtaagccgaggactatttatatattatttctttttcttttctttttctttcaaaagttaCCGTCCTTTGTATTTGTCTAGCCctcccccttttatacttcttcttcttccctctttatccacgtgtaacgcaaattaccctattagacacctgtcccatccatcaccctctggaagtcttcaaatgatagcaagaaggctgacttttactattcaggggtcatttccccattaatgcggctaggaaGGTAGGTGCatggtctttaatgtggaggtagcagcctctttctaagatatttctttcaCCCCGTGGTGTCTAGAGGGTATTTAgatcccccttttaaccaacagttcgtccagaacactgccttgatctttttggcgaatcccagggtcatcgcggGTCTGTCGGAGAAGAGATTTGTCCTccgacgaatcctcggactcccGACTCATGGGCCGACTTACCaagtatgtggttcgaggaccatgcattaccaagtttctgtttgatattttagaacttatcaatttccacaaggtgtgtggtccgaggaccatgcattaccaagtttctgtttgatattttagaacctatcaatttccacaaggtatgtggtctgaggaccatgcattaccaagtttttgtttgatattttagaacatatcaatttccacaaggtgtgtggtttgaggaccatgcattaccaagtttctgtttgatattttaaaacctatcaatttccacaaggtatgtggtccgaggagcatgcattaccaagtttctgtttgatattttagaacatatcaatttccacaaggtgtgtgatccgaggactatgcattaccaagtttctgtttgatattttagaacctatcaatttccacaagaaatgtggtccgaggaccatgcattaccaagtttttgtttgatattttagaacatatcaatttttacaaggtacgtggtccgaatACCATGCAtcactaagtttctgtttgatattttagaaaatatcaatttccacaaggtatgtggtccgaggaccatgcattaccaagtttctgtttgatattttagaacctatcaatttccacaaggtatgtggtccaaggaccatgcattaccaagtttctgtttgatattttagaacctatcaatttccacaaggtatgtggtctgaggaccatgcattaccaagtttctgtttgatattttagaacctatcaattttcacaaggtgtgtggtccgaggaccatgcattaccaagtttctgtttaatattttgagagttgtaattgataagcccatatacatttataatttaaaccacaaacgacaaaagtgccttttattaataataataccttcgaaggttgtttacattccacgggcgttgtacaactttttcatctagatcagctagtcgatatgaccctatgcctgctacagaaataatccgatatggtccttcccagttcgctCCTAGTTTACCCCAAGCGGGGTTTCTAGTAGTACCTACAACTTTTCTCAGaaccagatccccaggcgcaAGTGGCTTGAGCTTcatatgggcatcataccctcgtttaagcttctgctgataataagcattttggaccatagctgtctcttgccgttcctcaactagatCTAGGCTCTTCTCCAGAAGGCCGTTGTTgttttctgggctaaaagtactcgtccttagtgtggggaaactctaaaggtatcactgcctcagccccataagtcatagagaatgacgTTTCTCCTATGGATctacgcggcgtagttcgatacgtccatagaacgtgtggtagttcttctacccatctgccctttgcatcatccagccttttcttgagtccactagctataaccttgttaacggcctcggcttgcccgtttccctgaggataagctggagtggagtatctatttatgatgcccatgtcaccacaatatttcctaaaagctctactatcaaattgaactccattgtccgaaatgagtgtatgCGATACCCtaaatctagtgatgatgtttttccagatgaacttcttggaatcgatgtccctaatatttgccaagggctcagcctctacccatttggtgaagtaatcggtccccacaagcagccaccttttgtttcctacagccctcgaaaatggtccaactatgtccaatccccattgagcaaaaggccaaggactggagagagggttaaggacTCCTTCGGACTGATGGATGTTgggagcgaacctctggcattggtcacactttcttgcatagtcctgagcttccctctgcatattgggccaccaatatccttgagtcagggccctatgagctagggatcttcccccagtatggctcccacaaattccttcatgcagttcttccaaaagcgcctccgttaattcggggtgcacgcataacaaatatggtccggagaaggaccgtttatacaatttttgatccttggacaaccagaaacgcagTGCCTTTCAACGAatcttgtctgcttcagacttgtcgtTGGGAAGAATGTCGTTTTTCAGAGAAGATATCATAGgatcgatccaactaggtccaggcttTATCAAATGGATCCGGGTTGCACCAACAGTGGTAAAAGCTGGCGCTAGCAAATCTttgacaaggataatcctaggaaAACCCTAAGCCGAGGAcgtcgctaaggtagccaaaaagtctgcatgtgtatttccacttTTGGAAACATGAGACAAGATAAAGGAATCGAATTtagattgtaaacatttgacctgagtcaagtattcttgcattcttgggtccctagcctccatggtccccgtcacctggccgaccactaactgagaatctaagagcatgtgaacttcctttccgcccatcctatgtaccatatTCATGCCGACCAAGattgcttcgtactcggcctcattattagtagccgagaacgccaaccttagggatttttcgaagacaatccctTCGGGGGATACCAGGACGAGTCCGATGCCAGACCCTCTCTAgttagctgccccatcaacggatACGTTCCAAGTCAAAGGCCTTTTGTTCATAATCACgccaactgatttctcatccatgtgtgattccttcaaagtttcttccaacaatggttcagcaaactctgccaccaaatctacAAGAACCTGGCCTTTCACCGAGGtacgtggcatgtatttgatgtcaaaggctcccaaaatagtttcCCATTTAGCTACCCTTCCAGAGTAGTCGACACTacgcaacactgacttgagaggcagttgggtcaaaattACAACgatgtgggactggaaataatgaagAAGCCTttgcgtggcatgaactactgctagaagcgctttctccaaaagtaggtaacgcacctcggcGTCATTTAGCATTTTGttgacgtagtagaccggtctttgcaccccaccgtcgtcccttatgaggaccaggctgaccgcatggacggccactgccagatacgcaaataggacctcatctactttaggccgagacataatgggtggccgggaaagatattccttaagttgttggaaggctacaatgCACTCCTCGAACCATTAAAACcccctccacttattcaacagttggaagaaaggcctgcatcggTCAGCCGACCGCGAGATGAACCTGTTGAGAGCAGtgatcattccggttaatttctgaacttcctttggattctgaggtggctgtaaggtttgaatagctctgacctgtgccggattcacctctatccctctatgagtaaccatataacccaagaacttttCAGAACCCataccaaaagaacacttcgaggcattaagacgcaacttgtactttctaagtacctgaaaagtgtcgtccaaatctttcacgtgggcagatatcgtcttactcttcactaccatgtcatccacgtatatctcaatggtctttccaagctgcaattcaaacattctggtcatcatcctttggtaagtagccccagcattcttcaatccgaatggcatcactttatagtgataattccctgttggagtaataaaggcagttttctcctgatcttccGCCGCtaatggaatttggtgatacccctggaaggcatccaaaaaactcatccgaggatgtccaacggtggcgtccactagctggtcgatgcgtggcattgagaacgagtcctttgggcaggctttgtttaaatctgtgaagtctacacatactcgccatttttcatttttctttttgactacaaccgtgtgcgccaaccactccgggtagaaaacttccttaatagccccagccttcttgagcttgagcacctcctctttAACGGCTTCAGAATGCtccttggaggaacgccgagggggctgccttctTGGAGGAATGCCAAGGGGGCTGCCTTCTTGGAGGAATAgcaggattgacattcaaatggtgacaaatgaagcttgggtcaacccccggagcctcgtaggggtcccaggcaaaaacattGGTGTTATTCTTTAGgaactccaccaattccatcttctcttggtgtggtaaacataccccgacctggaagaacctttcaggATCATCCAATATCTGAAACTTCTCCAGGTCTTCGcatatggcctcctctgctgtcaccacgTCGGGCGCATCcggagtcgttaattgctataagtctttcacagccgaggtcgaggactgTGCCTCGGTCTGATACAGCgatgcggccgatatgcattgcctagctaccaattggctgccgagaatctcttcaacgcactcccccgaagggaacttaaccttaacatgcaaggtggaggaaacagcccccagagcgtgcagct
This genomic stretch from Castanea sativa cultivar Marrone di Chiusa Pesio chromosome 1, ASM4071231v1 harbors:
- the LOC142606535 gene encoding peroxidase 9-like; amino-acid sequence: MELFKVTLGLIVIASLSATLSSANPGFNFGWGGHGGSGGWSFSLFPEFYQFSCPQANDIVMSVLERAIANEPRIAASLLRVHFHDCFVQGCDASVLLDDSATIVSEKNSGPNKNSLRGFEVIDEIKAKLEETCPQTVSCADILALVARDSIVLSGGPYWEVPLGRRDSKTASLNASNSNIPPPNSTLQNLVISFIRQGLDEVDLVALSGGHTIGLARCVSFKQRLYNQNGNNQPDQTLDKGYYYNLKSVCPRSGGDNNTSPLDFASPAKFDNAYFKHILRGKGLLNSDEVLFTGSAGTTMQLVKIYAEDEGPFFIQFAKSMVKMGNISPLTGFNGEVRKNCRRIN